The genomic interval GACTCTCGATCTGTCGCACCCGCTTCACCAGATCAAAATTGGCCAAATGGGACATGGCATTTACCTCCCCGCTATTGGCATCCCCATTATTTTGGCCATTCGCCTTGGACTTGGATGGTTTTTTATCGTTCGCCGCGGACTGCGTTCCATTTGGCATTGAGTTGATGAGCATCAAGATCTGGGACACAATGCCCAGTGATTCACAGGCATTCAGGCTGCAGTTTCTTGTGTCCGAGGAGATGAGCGGGAGTAGGTACCTCTGGCGGAACTCATCCAGACTCTGGATGGGCTGCTCCTTTGTCTGTGGAGGTCCCGTGATCACCTCGGCCGGATCCATCAGCAAAACTAAGCTGACTACTTGCCATATTCCCAGCGACATGTCTCCAGCGTTTTCCACCGACGTTCTGAGACGTCTACCCTCAACTGCAGTGCCATTTATAGTCCGCTTGATTTCGATCTAATTCgtaattcaaataatttgcgaaaatttgcatttactgCAATTACGCTTAAGTAGCTCACAGCGCCACATGGGAGCCGGCGGATTGCAGCGCATCTTGCGGTCGCCCAGGCCTCATCAGATGGAACATCTCGGCTCTCCGGAATCCAGAGGTCGGCTAGAAACCGAAAGTCTCTGTTTGGACGCGTAATGATCAACCAGGTGTCTAGTCGCCATGTCCGAACAATCAGCTGAAGAGCTCGGCTGGGGAACCCCCAGAACGCAACACGTATGCCTCGTAATTCGTAATTGTATTTTTCTATTGCATATTATAAACCATACATTTCcgtttcaaatatttgttaagCAGTGCTTATGGTGCAAAGCCTATggatttatgtttttaaaaaattaaatttgtaatgcACATTTGCTTGTGGAAAATcaagaaaagaaacaaatgtAAACATGGGGTGTTGCAGAAATGCCACTGATGCTAACAAAAAGTGTTCTCACTGCTTAATTTCGACTTTCGTCCTTCGAACTCGCTTCTTGTACTTCTGAATCTTTAAATTTACTCAATTTACAAGACCTAGATGTCGCatcaaaaagggaaaattaaTAATGGTTTTTCAGAAGtttgtgcaaataaaaagttgttttcGAAACAGTTTAATTTCGAACTTCGTCCTTCGAAATCGCTTCGAATTTCGAATTTACTCAACTTTCCAAGACCTAGATGTCGCATCAAAAGCGGGgaaattgcaataaaaaagtGATTTTCGAAACTGGCATTAAAACCGTAGTATTTGATTCGAACCCACAGATGGCGCCAAAAACCGGTTCGAAACTTTGCTAATgagcattttcatttaaattttttccgTTTAACTATAATGTTTTATTCGTAAATTACAGCGCTTATTGTATGAGACTAGAAGCTCTTCCTGGACTGACGCCCTTCGAAAGCCAACTCGATGGGTTTCACGCACAGTCTTTCCGCCACTTCCTTGTACTTGGTCAAAAGACTGTGGGGATAGGGCAAAGCTCGTAGATCGTCCACGTAGTTCATGTGCATCCGCTCCAGCTCCCCAGGCAGTCGGATGGGTTCCGCCTTGTCCGCCGGCTGACTATTCTGGATGCGACCACAGAAGTCATCCAAACGTTCCATAAAGTCGGGCAAGAAGAATTCTGGATCGAGAGCAATAAATACTTGACCCAAGTTCGCTGGACTGTTCTGGTCCAAGGATATATGGGTGCCATATTGGGCACCAGAGAGCACTCCACATAGAATATCTATCACGGCTGACAGGCAGTAGCCTTTGTGGCCACCAGCGGGAAAGAGTAGAGGTGATCTCAGCGCCAAGCTGGGAAAGCACGTGGATAAGCCTCCCTCATTGGCCGCCCAGCCATGCGGTATATACTCATCGTTGGCCCAAGCCCATTCCACGGCTCCAATGTCCCTCACGCTGGTTGCCATGTCTAGAATAAAGTGGTACTCCTTACCCTTTACGCAGAAGGCGAAGCAGTTGGAGCCAATGCTGGCGGACTTGGAGTTGGGTCCCATCATCGTTGGAGCCGAGTTGGACATCACAATTCCGGCTAATCCCTTACCGGCAGCGCGGAATGCAAACCAGCTGGCCATGCCAATGTCATGAGATTGCTGGGCCACCACAAAACCGATACCAGCATTTTCCGCCTTCTTCACCGCCAGATCCATACAAAAGTTTCCCACAAAGACACCCAAGGCGGAGTTGCCATTTACATGGGCGGTGGCCTCCGTTTCGCTGATTATCGAAGGCTCTGCATGCACCTTGGCGTGTCCATGCTGCAGATCACTCAGGTAGTAATCCAGGCGATTCAGCCCGTTTCCGTAGTTCCCTCGATAATCCGCAACAACCAGGAACTCGCTGACGCAGCGCACCTTGGTGGGGGAAACTCCAACCCGCATCAGGCAATCCTGAATGAAGCGACGGGCCTCGTCCACCAGAACCAACGACGTGTCGCCCCGCTGCTGCGAAGAGGCGACGGGCATGTGGTAGCCACGAAGGCAGCTTCCCAGCCACAGAGCTGGCCGGAGGAGCGCCAACATTGTGTGGAACTGATTTTCATTCAATAGAGAGGTGTGGCTGGGGTTGCtaagagtatatatatttaaggaGTTTTAGCGGAAATGAGAAACAGatttaaaattactttaacAAAGGTGTTGTTGAATCGACTTTAAAATATCAAGTTCtgcacagaaataaaaatattttgtttaataaaaaaaattagtttaaatcttgatattacattttgtaaaattaataattttttttcttgtttgaATACAAAGAGTACGAATTTCACTGATACTGAACTTTTAGATACTTAAGGTAAAAGCATTAAAGAACTTAGTTTTTCCGAAGGAATCATTGGGAGTATAATATGGGATATAATAGATATCTTGTGCTAAGCACTTAGTTCAAGGCTGTGGAGGTCAAAACAGCCACGCCTCTTTCGTAGAAGCTATGCGATTCCTGCCCAGCTGCAACGGCCAAGTCCACAGTGAAGAGTAACTCTGTACGCGTGGAGTTCAAGTAAACCGGCAACGTCAACTTGCTGATGCGTGGCTCCGAGGAAATCCTATTAACAGGTAAAACATTAGTTAAGAATGATGCAGTGAACCATAAGAGTCGACTTACTTTATCCACTTGAGAATGGTGACAGGTAGATCCATCATGATAGTGGAGGCCAGCAGCAATTCATTGTTCTTGCACTGGGCGCCCTGCAATTTGAGTCCAGTGACCCCGAAGCAGCAGTCCTTTTGATCGGTCTTTAGCCCAGCATCCGTAATGGTCACATCCAGTGCTAGCTCCTCCAGCGACCAACTGTTCGCCTGGGCCACACACTGTCTGGTGGCTGTGATGTAGGCCTCCGGATTAAGGAGACCGCCAAGCCAGACGGGGAAGCCCTGCAGCTCCTTGGCGCCAGCCTGCGAAACAAGTTGCGACACcttttgcagctgctgcacaCGGTTGCTGAAGTCCGTGATCCATTGGATCACTGTGCATCCTGCAGGAACAGTATACCGCTTCCAGCCCTTCGGGATTATGCCGCGCACTAGCTCCGACAACATTGATCGGTGATGGTTGGTCTGTTTCTTCTCGCCCTGACAGATTAGCACCACATCCTGCAGGTCCAGGATCACTGTTTGCAGTAGTCGGGAACCACTAGTCACCTCGCGTTCGAAGTATCGGTACAGGGGATCCTTGATGTTCTCCACAGTACGTTTGAGCACTTGCAGATTCTTCGGGAGCAGTTCCAACCAGGCCGTAGCCGAGTTGTGGAGTGTCTTCATCCATGATGGACGACCATCCTCGCCGCGACCCACTGCAGATTGCTCCGACTGATCCTCCACGCTGTATGCCaactcgtcgtcgtcctccagctgctgcatCTTGAGCAGCTTGCTGACCAAATCAGTACCACGGGTGGTAAGCAGCACCTTCTCCGCATTGTTGGGCAATCCGAGCCACGAAGGAGTCTGGCGGTCAGTTAAGTTCTCAATCCACTTCAAGAAATGATCGCGACGGGTGCCATCAGGCATGGTGATGTGACGAAGTCCTCCGGAGGCGCCATCAACGTTAGCCACCAGGGCAAAGTCCGCCTCAAAGCTGCGTGCGGTGAAGAGCTTCTTCAAGAAGGAAGTCAAAAGTCGCTGATCGAAATCGTTATCGATCTTTCCTCCGTAAATGGACTGCGAGAGCAGGGTGACCAGAGCATCCCATGGAACCTTCTCTGGTGGCAGATTGGTGCGGCCCATGGCCGTGGTGTCGATCCACGTGTCCAACGTATCGCAAGCCACGCGCAGATCCGATTCGTTAAACTCGTACTTCTTGGCCCAGCCAAGAGGCACATACCGGAGTCGCTCCTGAACGATGGCGTGGAACCAGGCCAGCAGGAAGTAAAGCCGAGCTCGCTCACTTGGCGTCTTCATCATGCGTGCCGCCGGAACCGTAGAGAAGGTGCGCAACAGATTAGCCCTGATGCCTGGTGGTGGCTCAAACACAAAGATACGGCCAGCACGCAGTAGGTTAACCGGAACCTTTGGATTAATCTCCATGGTGAGGAACAGTCGGAAGCCGGAATGAGGCTGCAGGGAGTGCATcttcttctccagctgcaCAAGCCATTGAGGAGCTAAGTGGACGTTCTTCAAGAGCACCCAGCGACCAGTCTTGCAGGCCATGTTAATAGCACGCTCAGCTTGATTAAATCCTTCGGCTGAACCGATAGCAATGCTCGAAATTTGCTTATTTTGCTCTGCTGCCAGGTCATCCACTCGTCCGGAAGCATCGAATCCGGGCACCGAGCAAAGGAGCGCTGGAGTATTGCAGTTCAACTGCTTGTCCACCACAGAGGCAAAGTCCAATTCCTGCTCGGCGTTGGGCATAAAGTCCTCGCCGAGCACAGTGTTGACCACATTGTGAGCGGCAGCGATGACGCGATCC from Drosophila yakuba strain Tai18E2 chromosome 3L, Prin_Dyak_Tai18E2_2.1, whole genome shotgun sequence carries:
- the LOC6533014 gene encoding uncharacterized oxidoreductase YjmC; its protein translation is MLALLRPALWLGSCLRGYHMPVASSQQRGDTSLVLVDEARRFIQDCLMRVGVSPTKVRCVSEFLVVADYRGNYGNGLNRLDYYLSDLQHGHAKVHAEPSIISETEATAHVNGNSALGVFVGNFCMDLAVKKAENAGIGFVVAQQSHDIGMASWFAFRAAGKGLAGIVMSNSAPTMMGPNSKSASIGSNCFAFCVKGKEYHFILDMATSVRDIGAVEWAWANDEYIPHGWAANEGGLSTCFPSLALRSPLLFPAGGHKGYCLSAVIDILCGVLSGAQYGTHISLDQNSPANLGQVFIALDPEFFLPDFMERLDDFCGRIQNSQPADKAEPIRLPGELERMHMNYVDDLRALPYPHSLLTKYKEVAERLCVKPIELAFEGRQSRKSF